tggagcctgctggctagGGGGAGcgactgagaggttggccagcaggccccccgATCAAGTGATCAGGGTCTGCAGGCTAggcacagctcctgcattgagcgtctgccccctggtggtcattgcatgtcatagcgactggttgttcagccatcccagtcgatttgcatgttacacttttattatataggatgtttaagATGAAATCCTTGACTATCATGAGTCAGAGCCCACTGGTAAATTAGAGAAAGACAATATGTACTGAAACAAATGCAATAAAGATCAATGGTTCACTGTCTTTTAAATAATTGTACTGTGTAAACAACATATCCAAGGGCTCACTGCTGGGTTGAAGcatctatcccaggggtgggcaaactttctgactcgagggccacaatgggttcttaaactggaccggagggccggaacaaaagcatggatggagtgtttgtgtgaactaatataaattcaaagtaaacattacataaaagggtacggtctttttttttttttttagttttattcatttcaaacgggccagatctggcccgcgggccatagtttgcccatggctgatctatactaataaaagggtaaaatgctaattagaccagatgtcattctggacatccttcctgacaaagccagggcccgGGCAAAGCCATCCGGAGTCTCGGGGGGGCCTGCAGCCAGCTAGatggaaggaagcctgggtcccagttgcctgcagctggccagcgggagggaaacccaggtcctggTTGCTTGTGGCTGGCTAGaggagggaagtctgggtcctgggtgtgggggctgaggcagaggtgtttagggtcaatcaggcaggcaggcaagctgttaggggcatcaggcagggaggcgggtggttaagggcaatcaggcaagcaggccagtggttaggagccagtggtcacggattgcgagagggtgcagcccaggctgagggaccctcccctcccatgcacaaatttcatgcactgggcctctatctaTAAAATTTGGATAATGGTATCCATTTTGCAGGACTATTAATAATGAGTGAGGTTGGTCTTATAGCAGGAAACTATTATTTCTCATCTTTGTGCTCCCACTGCTTTTAGTACAGTGATTTGCATATTTTACCTGGGTAAGCACTTACTGGAATGAGGTGAACTGTTGACCTAAGTCTGCTCTAGATGGTCTTGTGCTTAATGTATTCTAATtgcaatgtttctgtttacattttttatgCTATGGAAGGCTTTCAAGTCAAGGAGGGAGCCTGTTGGGTAGGAGACTGGGGGATTTTCCAACCCATACAATATACTTTAGGGTTCTACATGGGCTTGGTGTAGTGCCTACaatcattattatttataagTAAGTTCCTTTACAGATCTAAGTACTGAGACCAGCTCCCAGGCATCTTCATGTCAACTTCTTTGTGGAAGTTTTTATGTGTGCATTCAACATCACTTAATCTAAGATAGCTATTGTCCTGGAACTTTTGATAGATCTGTCAATTTCTTCAAGGAAAGCCATCCTGGCTAGATTTTAATCTCTTTGAATTATGGCCTCAGCAATGAAAGTCTTAGCTGAGGTTTTAATGGGCAAGATTTAAGTAAATTTAACAGATATACCAGTGGGTGTTCCAATTACACACTCCATTAAAGGGCtttatgtgaggattaaaaaacatacTCTTAAAAAATAGTCCAAGTGCAGTACAATTTACCAGCGGGAAAGATGCAGGGCCCTGGAAGAGATTCATATAAAAAAAGAAGCgaggaaaatgaaaaggcacAGCATTCAACACCCTCCAGAGGAAGCGTGCTGTTCTTTGGCTCTTTGCTCTCGGACAGGTAAAATGCTTGGTATGTCTAGCGCTTCCTAAAGACCGCATGCTATTGTTTGTCTATGGGGCTTCTGCACCCTGCAGGCTAAGTCCAGGTGTGACAGTGTCTAAAGAAACATTGACCTTTATGGCCATTGTCACCCCTGGCCACAGAGATCTAGCCTTTGGGGAGTTGCAACAGCTCATGGACCAGTATTTGATTTTGTCTTTAGCCTCTTCCCatcaaatgaaaattaatttgaagaTTCTTTGAGAAAACTCTACATATCGTTAGATCATTTGAGACCACCTTAGCCAGAGAGACATCTGGTCTGGGACTCAGTGCATTTAAAGGTGTTGAGTGAGTCCTTTCTCACTCACAGACAGTCCAGCCAGCACCAATGCATGGAGACTAGAGGACAGATAGTCAACAAAATGTAATTAGTACCTAGTGTAGCCATTTAACGtcataaaacatacattttagcCAGAAATTTTCAGTAGAAGCTATTTATCACAGTAGATGCCCCAATTGCCTTTACCCCAGGAATAACAAAATTGAAAACCAGTGACAAAAGGGGAAAAGGTTACGACAAAAGGTTAACTTCATAAGGGAGAAATCATGAATTtggataacaaaataataatgaaaataaaaatagaatattttactttaaagaaCTGCGTTGGTCCCCAATGGTTAGGAAACTCAAGATAAGCAAGTGGGTATGTACCCGTGTGTGAAAATTGTAGACGACTCCTACCCCCATCTTCCACTGGGTTAGTGACACAACTGTTAAGCTTTCCACCAAAGAGGTCTTTTTTGCTCAACCCGGTCTGGGTCTATTTTGATTGTTGCATTGATGTTTATTAGAATGGAGCCAATACCAAAACTTCTAGCTGGACTTATTTTGTTGACATTGTGTGTGGTGAGCTGCTCCAGCCAGCACTGGTCCTACGGATTGCGCcctggaggaaaaagaaatgcagaaaattTGATTGACTCATTCCAAGAGGTAAGTCTCTCTCACCTTCCAAATGAGACATGGCTTATTTGGCTCAATAATCAAATATAGTAACTATACTCGCATTCTGGGTGTGTCCACAATACTACTCCAGACTCCACCCTGGGTATTCCGGGGGTGATAAGACACACAGTGAACTCCATTCCTGCTTTAAATTCAGATGAGGACCAATAAGGCAAAGGAAAGGATCAACTCCAAGAGAATACAGCAACAAGTGCCCAAGGTGTGGTACTCAGAGAGCACAGAATTGCCAAAGGAATTAGACACAACGGATGGAGCCAGGGTCTCTAGGGCAAGATAATCCTTGAGAGTTTGAAAGAAAATCTTAGAACTTCTGCttatgattttttctttcttattttatcttttaaaaaatacctacgATTTATGTCAGCAGCACATTTTTATAACATAAATACATATCCTTATCAAGGGTGCATGCTCTATAATTCCTTTTTACTAATATGGGTATTTAAGCATAGAAGCCAGAGGCTGCTAGAGCAGAAGAGTTAGCAGCTTAAGGAGACAAAACATATACTGGAAAGTATGCTGGATTTCATTTCATGTAAATTAGATTTCAGTACCAACAGAGGActtggtttgtttggtttcctTAATTTATAAAACGCAACTTCTTGGAATGTGAGGATTCCATGAGAGGGGCCATATATGTAGCTGGTTAACCTCCCCAAAAAAGTCAGTGGATTTATAAAAAACAGttcttgttattatttgttttttaattaatggtAAATAAACTTGGCCCTAAAGGATGTGTGATTCGGGGCTGGGACACTTAATATAAGCCTGAAAATGGGAAACTTAATGGGAGAAACTTAAAATCACTGGAAAGAAATCTCTCTTTTTGGAGAATAATAATTTTGTATGAAATATAGAAGCCCCAGAAATTGAAGTTTCCTTTATACAAGATTGTATGTGAAGCAACTCTTATTTAACTATGACACACTTACTAAAAATTAGAACATAAAAATCAACCCTATTCATAACTATAACTCTGGCATATTTTGTATACTGTCTTCTCCTGAGTTAGAAATGCCTCATCCTCAGCATCTCCGGAGAGGAAATCTCTGCTGCCTCCCCAGCACCTCCGCCGCCTGGCAGACGTGTGCTCCTCAAGCCCCCATCCCAATCCCGCACCCTTCTCAGTCCCCCATCCACCTCGACCCCACTTTCCACAGATGATTTTCAGTGGAAATGGGAAACCCTGTTTcatgtctctatctctatctccaagAATCACATTCTTTTACTTCAGAGAGCCAAAGAGGTGGATCAGCTAGCAGAGCCTCAGCACTTCGAATGCACCCTTCACCAGCCACcttctgccctcagggagctgaAAGGAGCGCTGGTGAGTGACAGTGAAAATAatgccctgcctggtttggctcagtggatagagcttcagcctgcggact
The sequence above is a segment of the Myotis daubentonii chromosome 5, mMyoDau2.1, whole genome shotgun sequence genome. Coding sequences within it:
- the GNRH1 gene encoding progonadoliberin-1 isoform X1, coding for MQGPGRDSYKKRSEENEKAQHSTPSRGSVLFFGSLLSDRMEPIPKLLAGLILLTLCVVSCSSQHWSYGLRPGGKRNAENLIDSFQENHILLLQRAKEVDQLAEPQHFECTLHQPPSALRELKGALESLIEEETGQKKI
- the GNRH1 gene encoding progonadoliberin-1 isoform X2, whose amino-acid sequence is MQGPGRDSYKKRSEENEKAQHSTPSRGSVLFFGSLLSDRMEPIPKLLAGLILLTLCVVSCSSQHWSYGLRPGGKRNAENLIDSFQERAKEVDQLAEPQHFECTLHQPPSALRELKGALESLIEEETGQKKI
- the GNRH1 gene encoding progonadoliberin-1 isoform X3, giving the protein MEPIPKLLAGLILLTLCVVSCSSQHWSYGLRPGGKRNAENLIDSFQENHILLLQRAKEVDQLAEPQHFECTLHQPPSALRELKGALESLIEEETGQKKI